A region of Anguilla rostrata isolate EN2019 chromosome 10, ASM1855537v3, whole genome shotgun sequence DNA encodes the following proteins:
- the LOC135233170 gene encoding zinc finger FYVE domain-containing protein 16-like isoform X2: protein MDSFFRAAVCELDKLLDDFEQNEEEPGRAAAEGSSCSPASSEPSECHFAPLGLPEGFPPIVVGLESLGESGRTASPSKSEVPVPLQSRAEEAVLQNGGSLSCDFTASRTAGGVPDLAEEAGGGNPGGEDLELPRGTQLDHQGAPLRDDVGILPTFYPPVSVVDPAEIEEAGVMDEDGFCLARDAFPPVFQVQRTFSVDDAVSHLTCRGSVSDHYRGIARPLSGSLPPVASLYCVISAPSSPRSPSRPRTVRPEPPPHVPDDILLQNERAPVPVTDEELDAFLLGQAEKEGGSAGRTPEKRVDKGFSETNGSPEEGPDPPPGYEGEGEENTEPRGSIGRDADLKPSPTVIDDEDSHFSPTLDQSLCEADLARGGIQEEAIDGAPHCPDLAAGRRLHCGAKRDKRQRFGQSPSTLEAEENSKNTHALPTGEISANHIHAPPPAPAVGEGVPSLPAVGSGRARRKTYENSSGCDQLSEAPPSPSPCRREDSAPPVGERRGRRSLGATQPSWVPDSDAPSCMNCLQRFTFTKRRHHCRACGKVSACARPAGSQPDCGSTEGPLKVVQLNASVYCGVCCNRKCRLRYLERNARVCTVCYEAIHKERTMSPRGPSPNPNAPSEYCSTVPPLQQARTSGTLSSAPPTVMVPVSVLKHPGNEGPPSALPREQRRVWFADGLLPNGEVADTTRLSAGGNKRSSVDSSSVTTEPPVVKGTLDPQAKDPQENGPAEGQGAEERPPVPGPWDYSLLCRVAGCVERNSSLLPEEEEGLPPLLIITEEELGGDVLTQERPSPSQILRLLEEGGPQPLTFVLNVNLLVNVKLVTYCERKCWFFGSNGLRGAGQQELVFLIQKLPEEGAVPRDIFSLYIRIYQDAQRGRFVEDLGSLTPEDSFLGSGEHGGFLFFSPTHQPLGGLSLPPPPFLCGVLVLRPEVPWAKVFPLRLLLRLGAEYSVYPSALVSVRSRKAVYRETGHTIMNLLADLRNFQYSLPVVEGLQVHMEMGNSYILIPKARFTQMMKVVNSSNEHVISVGASFSREADSHLVCFQNEDGNYQTQANGILGKTRTVTGASFVVFNGALKASSGFMARSSIVEDGLMVQITPDTIEGLRQALQEQRDFQIPCGRADSVGTRENINVRWVDRMPLTNVGVTSPVDGRSLDEALRVLMEHDTEFQRDGKAIKCTEVFYLPKAPGCPVSAVPLPLGRLQQEIARATCAALCPNLTVLKDQGINCLGLRVSSDTDMVEYQAGSAGRVLPQRYMNDLDGALIPVIHGGASSIPPQPADMELLFYVTETI from the exons ATGGACAGCTTCTTCAGGGCTGCCGTGTGTGAGCTGGACAAGCTGCTCGACGACTTTGAGCAGAACGAAG AGGAGCCTGGACGTGCTGCAGCTGAAGGGTCATCCTGTTCCCCCGCCTCCTCGGAACCTTCCGAATGCCATTTCGCACCCCTCGGTCTGCCTGAGGGCTTTCCGCCCATCGTCGTCGGGCTCGAGAGCCTTGGCGAATCTGGGCGGACGGCTTCACCAAGCAAATCGGAAGTCCCCGTTCCCCTTCAGAGCAGGGCAGAGGAGGCCGTGCTCCAAAATGGCGGGTCGCTGAGTTGTGATTTTACAGCGAGCCGCACCGCCGGCGGAGTGCCTGACCTCGCCGAGGAGGCCGGAGGCGGAAACCCTGGCGGAGAAGACTTGGAGCTGCCCCGTGGCACGCAGTtagaccaccagggggcaccgTTGCGGGACGACGTGGGCATTCTCCCCACATTCTACCCTCCTGTGTCTGTTGTTGACCCTGCAGAGATTGAAGAGGCGGGGGTCATGGATGAAGACGGCTTCTGTTTGGCAAGAGATGCCTTTCCCCCCGTGTTTCAGGTGCAGAGGACGTTTTCAGTAGATGATGCGGTGAGCCATTTGACCTGTAGGGGGAGTGTTTCTGACCATTATAGAGGAATAGCCAGGCCACTTTCTGGGAGTCTTCCTCCAGTGGCATCCTTGTACTGTGTCATCTCGGCCCCCTCGTCCCCTCGATCTCCGTCCCGCCCTCGCACCGTGCGCCCCGAACCCCCACCACACGTCCCGGACGACATCCTGCTGCAGAACGAGCGAGCACCCGTGCCGGTCACAGATGAAGAGCTGGACGCCTTCCTGCTGGGGCAGGCGGAGAAAGAGGGCGGGAGCGCGGGGCGGACCCCGGAGAAACGCGTGGACAAGGGCTTCTCCGAGACGAACGGAAGCCCGGAGGAAGGCCCCGACCCCCCACCGGGGTACGAGGGAGAGGGCGAGGAGAACACGGAGCCCAGGGGCTCCATTGGACGCGACGCTGACCTGAAGCCTTCACCTACAGTGATAGATGATGAGGACTCCCACTTCTCTCCGACTCTGGACCAGAGCCTGTGTGAGGCCGATCTGGCCAGGGGGGGTATCCAGGAGGAGGCGATCGACGGCGCCCCTCACTGCCCCGACCTTGCTGCTGGCCGGCGCCTCCATTGTGGAGCGAAAAGGGACAAACGGCAGCGGTTTGGCCAGAGTCCCAGCACCCTGGAGGCTGAGGAAAACAGCAAGAATACACATGCTCTGCCCACTGGAGaaatctcagccaatcacatccatgctcctcccccagcccctgcTGTGGGCGAAGGTGTCCCTAGCCTGCCTGCGGTGGGGTCCGGCCGTGCTCGTCGAAAGACGTACGAGAACAGCTCTGGTTGCGACCAGCTCtctgaagccccgccctccccctccccctgcaggcggGAGGACTCCGCCCCTCCGGTCGGGGAGCGGAGAGGGCGCCGCAGTCTGGGGGCGACGCAGCCCTCCTGGGTGCCCGACTCGGACGCCCCCAGCTGCATGAACTGCCTGCAGCGCTTCACCTTCACCAAGAGGAGGCACCACTGCAGGGCGTGCGGCAAGGTGAGCGCGTGCGCACGGCCTGCTGGGTCCCAGCCCGACTGCGGATCCACTGAAGGTCCACTGAAGGTCGTTCAACTCAACGCCTCT GTGTACTGCGGAGTGTGCTGCAACAGGAAGTGCCGGCTGAGGTATCTGGAGAGGAACGCCAGGGTGTGCACCGTCTGCTACGAAGCCATTCACAAAG AGAGGACTATGAGCCCCAGGGGTCCCAGCCCCAACCCCAACGCCCCGTCCGAGTACTGCTCCACCGTACCACCCCTGCAGCAGGCCCGCACCTCCGGGACCCTCAGCTCTGCTCCGCCCACTGTCATGGTGCCCGTCTCCGTACTCAAGCACCCCGGCAACGAGG GTCCCCCCTCAGCGTTACCTCGAGAGCAGCGGCGCGTGTGGTTTGCTGACGGGCTTCTGCCGAACGGGGAGGTCGCGGACACCACCAGGCTCTCCGCAGGGGGCAACAAGAGGAGTTCCGTGGACTCCAGCTCTGTCACAACAGAGCCCCCGGTG GTGAAGGGAACATTGGACCCACAGGCGAAGGACCCGCAGGAGAACGGGCCCGCGGAGGGCCAGGGAGCAGAAGAGCGCCCCCCAGTGCCAGGGCCCTGGGACTACAGCCTGCTGTGTAGAGTGGCTGGCTGTGTGGAGAGAAACAGCAGCCTTctgccagaggaggaggagggtctACCCCCCCTGCTCATCATCACTGAGGAGGAACTtggaggag ATGTGTTGACACAAGagcgcccctcccccagccagaTCCTGCGACTCCTGGAAGAAGGGGGGCCACAACCTTTGACCTTTGTACTCAACGTCAACCTGCTCGTCAACGTAAAGCTGGTCACCT ACTGTGAAAGGAAGTGCTGGTTCTTCGGCTCCAATGGGctccggggggcggggcagcaggaGCTGGTTTTCCTCATCCAGAAGCTGCCAGAAGAGGGCGCTGTCCCCAGAGACATCTTCAGCCTCTACATCAGGATATACCAGGATGCCCAGAGAG GGAGGTTTGTGGAGGACCTGGGCAGCCTGACGCCGGAGGACAGCTTTCTGGGCAGCGGGGAGCACGGCGGGTTCCTGTTCTTCTCTCCCACCCACCAGCCCCTGGGGGGCCTCTctcttcccccgccccccttcctgtGCGGGGTTCTGGTCCTCAGACCGGAGGTGCCCTGGGCCAAAGTGTTCCCCCTGCGCCTGTTGCTCCGGCTCGGAGCCGAGTACAGCG TCTATCCCAGCGCGCTGGTGAGCGTGAGGTCCCGCAAGGCCGTGTACAGGGAGACGGGGCACACCATCATGAACCTGCTCGCT GACCTCAGGAACTTCCAGTACAGCCTGCCCGTGGTGGAGGGTCTGCAGGTGCACATGGAGATGGGAAACAGCTACATCCTCATTCCCAAAGCCAGATTTACTCAG ATGATGAAAGTGGTGAATTCGTCCAATGAGCACGTGATCAGTGTGGGCGCCAGTTTCAGCCGGGAGGCTGACTCCCACCTGGTCTGCTTCCAGAACGAGGACGGGAACTACCAGACCCAGGCCaacggcattctgggaaagacCCGGACCG TGACGGGGGCCAGCTTTGTGGTGTTCAATGGAGCTCTGAAAGCCTCTTCGGGTTTCATGGCCAGGTCCAGCATTGTTGAAG ACGGACTGATGGTTCAGATCACGCCCGACACTATTGAAGGCTTGCGCcaggccctgcaggagcagagagacttCCAGATCCCCTGTGGGAGGGCCGACTCCGTGGGGACGCGGGAGAACATCAATGTGCGCTGGGTGGACCGTATGCCTCTCACTAATGTGGG AGTGACCAGTCCTGTGGACGGCAGGTCACTGGACGAGGCCCTGAGGGTCCTCATGGAGCATGACACGGAGTTCCAGAGGGACGGCAAGGCCATAAAGTgcactgag gtGTTCTACCTCCCAAAGGCCCCGGGCTGCCCTGTCTCGGCTGTGCCGTTGCCGCTCGGCCGTTTGCAGCAGGAAATCGCCAGGGCAACCTGCGCAGCCCTGTGCCCCAACCTCACCGTGCTAAAGGACCAGGGCATCAACTGCCTGGGCCTCCGCGTCTCATCTGACACAGACATG GTGGAGTACCAGGCGGGCTCCGCAGGGCGTGTCCTGCCCCAGCGCTACATGAACGATCTGGACGGTGCCTTGATCCCGGTCATCCACGGCGGGGCCTCCAGCATCCCGCCCCAGCCCGCGGACATGGAGCTGCTCTTCTACGTCACCGAAACCATCTGA
- the LOC135233170 gene encoding zinc finger FYVE domain-containing protein 16-like isoform X3, translating into MDSFFRAAVCELDKLLDDFEQNEEEPGRAAAEGSSCSPASSEPSECHFAPLGLPEGFPPIVVGLESLGESGRTASPSKSEVPVPLQSRAEEAVLQNGGSLSCDFTASRTAGGVPDLAEEAGGGNPGGEDLELPRGTQLDHQGAPLRDDVGILPTFYPPVSVVDPAEIEEAGVMDEDGFCLARDAFPPVFQVQRTFSVDDAVSHLTCRGSVSDHYRGIARPLSGSLPPVASLYCVISAPSSPRSPSRPRTVRPEPPPHVPDDILLQNERAPVPVTDEELDAFLLGQAEKEGGSAGRTPEKRVDKGFSETNGSPEEGPDPPPGYEGEGEENTEPRGSIGRDADLKPSPTVIDDEDSHFSPTLDQSLCEADLARGGIQEEAIDGAPHCPDLAAGRRLHCGAKRDKRQRFGQSPSTLEAEENSKNTHALPTGEISANHIHAPPPAPAVGEGVPSLPAVGSGRARRKTYENSSGCDQLSEAPPSPSPCRREDSAPPVGERRGRRSLGATQPSWVPDSDAPSCMNCLQRFTFTKRRHHCRACGKVYCGVCCNRKCRLRYLERNARVCTVCYEAIHKESASARTLLLSGPLLDEGEYSQERTMSPRGPSPNPNAPSEYCSTVPPLQQARTSGTLSSAPPTVMVPVSVLKHPGNEGPPSALPREQRRVWFADGLLPNGEVADTTRLSAGGNKRSSVDSSSVTTEPPVVKGTLDPQAKDPQENGPAEGQGAEERPPVPGPWDYSLLCRVAGCVERNSSLLPEEEEGLPPLLIITEEELGGDVLTQERPSPSQILRLLEEGGPQPLTFVLNVNLLVNVKLVTYCERKCWFFGSNGLRGAGQQELVFLIQKLPEEGAVPRDIFSLYIRIYQDAQRGRFVEDLGSLTPEDSFLGSGEHGGFLFFSPTHQPLGGLSLPPPPFLCGVLVLRPEVPWAKVFPLRLLLRLGAEYSVYPSALVSVRSRKAVYRETGHTIMNLLADLRNFQYSLPVVEGLQVHMEMGNSYILIPKARFTQMMKVVNSSNEHVISVGASFSREADSHLVCFQNEDGNYQTQANGILGKTRTVTGASFVVFNGALKASSGFMARSSIVEDGLMVQITPDTIEGLRQALQEQRDFQIPCGRADSVGTRENINVRWVDRMPLTNVGVTSPVDGRSLDEALRVLMEHDTEFQRDGKAIKCTEVFYLPKAPGCPVSAVPLPLGRLQQEIARATCAALCPNLTVLKDQGINCLGLRVSSDTDMVEYQAGSAGRVLPQRYMNDLDGALIPVIHGGASSIPPQPADMELLFYVTETI; encoded by the exons ATGGACAGCTTCTTCAGGGCTGCCGTGTGTGAGCTGGACAAGCTGCTCGACGACTTTGAGCAGAACGAAG AGGAGCCTGGACGTGCTGCAGCTGAAGGGTCATCCTGTTCCCCCGCCTCCTCGGAACCTTCCGAATGCCATTTCGCACCCCTCGGTCTGCCTGAGGGCTTTCCGCCCATCGTCGTCGGGCTCGAGAGCCTTGGCGAATCTGGGCGGACGGCTTCACCAAGCAAATCGGAAGTCCCCGTTCCCCTTCAGAGCAGGGCAGAGGAGGCCGTGCTCCAAAATGGCGGGTCGCTGAGTTGTGATTTTACAGCGAGCCGCACCGCCGGCGGAGTGCCTGACCTCGCCGAGGAGGCCGGAGGCGGAAACCCTGGCGGAGAAGACTTGGAGCTGCCCCGTGGCACGCAGTtagaccaccagggggcaccgTTGCGGGACGACGTGGGCATTCTCCCCACATTCTACCCTCCTGTGTCTGTTGTTGACCCTGCAGAGATTGAAGAGGCGGGGGTCATGGATGAAGACGGCTTCTGTTTGGCAAGAGATGCCTTTCCCCCCGTGTTTCAGGTGCAGAGGACGTTTTCAGTAGATGATGCGGTGAGCCATTTGACCTGTAGGGGGAGTGTTTCTGACCATTATAGAGGAATAGCCAGGCCACTTTCTGGGAGTCTTCCTCCAGTGGCATCCTTGTACTGTGTCATCTCGGCCCCCTCGTCCCCTCGATCTCCGTCCCGCCCTCGCACCGTGCGCCCCGAACCCCCACCACACGTCCCGGACGACATCCTGCTGCAGAACGAGCGAGCACCCGTGCCGGTCACAGATGAAGAGCTGGACGCCTTCCTGCTGGGGCAGGCGGAGAAAGAGGGCGGGAGCGCGGGGCGGACCCCGGAGAAACGCGTGGACAAGGGCTTCTCCGAGACGAACGGAAGCCCGGAGGAAGGCCCCGACCCCCCACCGGGGTACGAGGGAGAGGGCGAGGAGAACACGGAGCCCAGGGGCTCCATTGGACGCGACGCTGACCTGAAGCCTTCACCTACAGTGATAGATGATGAGGACTCCCACTTCTCTCCGACTCTGGACCAGAGCCTGTGTGAGGCCGATCTGGCCAGGGGGGGTATCCAGGAGGAGGCGATCGACGGCGCCCCTCACTGCCCCGACCTTGCTGCTGGCCGGCGCCTCCATTGTGGAGCGAAAAGGGACAAACGGCAGCGGTTTGGCCAGAGTCCCAGCACCCTGGAGGCTGAGGAAAACAGCAAGAATACACATGCTCTGCCCACTGGAGaaatctcagccaatcacatccatgctcctcccccagcccctgcTGTGGGCGAAGGTGTCCCTAGCCTGCCTGCGGTGGGGTCCGGCCGTGCTCGTCGAAAGACGTACGAGAACAGCTCTGGTTGCGACCAGCTCtctgaagccccgccctccccctccccctgcaggcggGAGGACTCCGCCCCTCCGGTCGGGGAGCGGAGAGGGCGCCGCAGTCTGGGGGCGACGCAGCCCTCCTGGGTGCCCGACTCGGACGCCCCCAGCTGCATGAACTGCCTGCAGCGCTTCACCTTCACCAAGAGGAGGCACCACTGCAGGGCGTGCGGCAAG GTGTACTGCGGAGTGTGCTGCAACAGGAAGTGCCGGCTGAGGTATCTGGAGAGGAACGCCAGGGTGTGCACCGTCTGCTACGAAGCCATTCACAAAG AAAGTGCATCTGCTCGAACCCTGCTTCTAAGTGGACCGTTACTGGATGAGGGGGAATACAGTCAAG AGAGGACTATGAGCCCCAGGGGTCCCAGCCCCAACCCCAACGCCCCGTCCGAGTACTGCTCCACCGTACCACCCCTGCAGCAGGCCCGCACCTCCGGGACCCTCAGCTCTGCTCCGCCCACTGTCATGGTGCCCGTCTCCGTACTCAAGCACCCCGGCAACGAGG GTCCCCCCTCAGCGTTACCTCGAGAGCAGCGGCGCGTGTGGTTTGCTGACGGGCTTCTGCCGAACGGGGAGGTCGCGGACACCACCAGGCTCTCCGCAGGGGGCAACAAGAGGAGTTCCGTGGACTCCAGCTCTGTCACAACAGAGCCCCCGGTG GTGAAGGGAACATTGGACCCACAGGCGAAGGACCCGCAGGAGAACGGGCCCGCGGAGGGCCAGGGAGCAGAAGAGCGCCCCCCAGTGCCAGGGCCCTGGGACTACAGCCTGCTGTGTAGAGTGGCTGGCTGTGTGGAGAGAAACAGCAGCCTTctgccagaggaggaggagggtctACCCCCCCTGCTCATCATCACTGAGGAGGAACTtggaggag ATGTGTTGACACAAGagcgcccctcccccagccagaTCCTGCGACTCCTGGAAGAAGGGGGGCCACAACCTTTGACCTTTGTACTCAACGTCAACCTGCTCGTCAACGTAAAGCTGGTCACCT ACTGTGAAAGGAAGTGCTGGTTCTTCGGCTCCAATGGGctccggggggcggggcagcaggaGCTGGTTTTCCTCATCCAGAAGCTGCCAGAAGAGGGCGCTGTCCCCAGAGACATCTTCAGCCTCTACATCAGGATATACCAGGATGCCCAGAGAG GGAGGTTTGTGGAGGACCTGGGCAGCCTGACGCCGGAGGACAGCTTTCTGGGCAGCGGGGAGCACGGCGGGTTCCTGTTCTTCTCTCCCACCCACCAGCCCCTGGGGGGCCTCTctcttcccccgccccccttcctgtGCGGGGTTCTGGTCCTCAGACCGGAGGTGCCCTGGGCCAAAGTGTTCCCCCTGCGCCTGTTGCTCCGGCTCGGAGCCGAGTACAGCG TCTATCCCAGCGCGCTGGTGAGCGTGAGGTCCCGCAAGGCCGTGTACAGGGAGACGGGGCACACCATCATGAACCTGCTCGCT GACCTCAGGAACTTCCAGTACAGCCTGCCCGTGGTGGAGGGTCTGCAGGTGCACATGGAGATGGGAAACAGCTACATCCTCATTCCCAAAGCCAGATTTACTCAG ATGATGAAAGTGGTGAATTCGTCCAATGAGCACGTGATCAGTGTGGGCGCCAGTTTCAGCCGGGAGGCTGACTCCCACCTGGTCTGCTTCCAGAACGAGGACGGGAACTACCAGACCCAGGCCaacggcattctgggaaagacCCGGACCG TGACGGGGGCCAGCTTTGTGGTGTTCAATGGAGCTCTGAAAGCCTCTTCGGGTTTCATGGCCAGGTCCAGCATTGTTGAAG ACGGACTGATGGTTCAGATCACGCCCGACACTATTGAAGGCTTGCGCcaggccctgcaggagcagagagacttCCAGATCCCCTGTGGGAGGGCCGACTCCGTGGGGACGCGGGAGAACATCAATGTGCGCTGGGTGGACCGTATGCCTCTCACTAATGTGGG AGTGACCAGTCCTGTGGACGGCAGGTCACTGGACGAGGCCCTGAGGGTCCTCATGGAGCATGACACGGAGTTCCAGAGGGACGGCAAGGCCATAAAGTgcactgag gtGTTCTACCTCCCAAAGGCCCCGGGCTGCCCTGTCTCGGCTGTGCCGTTGCCGCTCGGCCGTTTGCAGCAGGAAATCGCCAGGGCAACCTGCGCAGCCCTGTGCCCCAACCTCACCGTGCTAAAGGACCAGGGCATCAACTGCCTGGGCCTCCGCGTCTCATCTGACACAGACATG GTGGAGTACCAGGCGGGCTCCGCAGGGCGTGTCCTGCCCCAGCGCTACATGAACGATCTGGACGGTGCCTTGATCCCGGTCATCCACGGCGGGGCCTCCAGCATCCCGCCCCAGCCCGCGGACATGGAGCTGCTCTTCTACGTCACCGAAACCATCTGA